Proteins encoded by one window of Streptomyces sp. NBC_01571:
- a CDS encoding ferrochelatase encodes MPDALDAHPYDALLLLSFGGPEGPDDVVPFLENVTRGRGIPKERLKEVGRHYFLFGGVSPINDQNRALLDALRKDFAEHGLNLPVYWGNRNWAPYLTDTLREMVADGRRRVLVLATSAYASYSGCRQYRENLAESLAALEAEGLEPPRVDKLRHYFNHPGFVRPMVDGVLKSLAELPADVREGAHLAFTTHSIPDAAADTSGPAEDHGDGGAYVGQHLDVARLIADAVREETGIEHPWRLVYQSRSGAPHIPWLEPDICDHLEELHGAGVPAVVMAPIGFVSDHMEVLYDLDTEATAKAAELGLPVRRSATVGADPRFAAAIRDLVLERAATENGRRPAPCVLGTLGPSRDLCPVGCCPARAPKPAAAGADSPYA; translated from the coding sequence ATGCCAGATGCGCTCGATGCCCACCCCTACGACGCCCTGCTCCTGCTCTCGTTCGGCGGCCCCGAAGGCCCGGACGACGTGGTTCCGTTCCTGGAGAACGTGACGCGCGGGCGAGGCATCCCCAAGGAACGGCTCAAGGAAGTGGGCCGGCACTACTTCCTGTTCGGCGGGGTCAGCCCCATCAACGACCAGAACCGTGCCCTGCTCGACGCCCTCCGCAAGGACTTCGCGGAGCACGGCCTGAACCTCCCCGTGTACTGGGGCAACCGCAACTGGGCGCCCTACCTGACCGACACCCTGCGGGAGATGGTCGCGGACGGCCGCCGCCGCGTCCTCGTCCTCGCCACCAGCGCCTACGCCTCGTACTCGGGCTGCCGCCAGTACCGCGAGAACCTCGCCGAGTCCCTGGCCGCGCTGGAGGCCGAGGGCCTGGAGCCGCCCCGGGTGGACAAACTTCGGCACTACTTCAACCACCCGGGGTTCGTGCGCCCCATGGTCGACGGCGTCCTGAAGTCCCTCGCCGAGCTGCCCGCGGACGTACGGGAGGGGGCGCACCTCGCCTTCACGACCCACTCGATCCCGGACGCGGCGGCCGACACCTCCGGCCCCGCCGAGGACCACGGCGACGGCGGCGCCTACGTCGGGCAGCACCTGGACGTGGCACGGCTGATCGCGGACGCCGTGCGCGAGGAGACCGGGATCGAACACCCCTGGCGGCTCGTCTACCAGTCGCGCTCCGGGGCCCCGCACATCCCCTGGCTGGAGCCCGACATCTGCGACCACCTGGAGGAGCTGCACGGCGCCGGGGTACCGGCCGTCGTGATGGCGCCCATCGGGTTCGTCTCGGACCACATGGAGGTGCTGTACGACCTCGACACGGAGGCCACGGCCAAGGCGGCGGAGCTCGGGCTGCCGGTGCGCCGCTCGGCGACCGTCGGTGCCGACCCCCGGTTCGCCGCGGCGATCCGCGACCTCGTACTGGAACGCGCCGCGACCGAGAACGGGCGGCGGCCGGCCCCCTGCGTCCTCGGCACCCTCGGTCCGAGCCGGGACCTGTGCCCGGTGGGCTGCTGTCCGGCCCGCGCCCCCAAGCCCGCCGCCGCGGGCGCCGACAGCCCGTACGCCTAG
- a CDS encoding MFS transporter gives MPSPYSALFAAPGSKGFSTAGFLGRMPLSMMGIGVVTMISQLTGRYGLAGALSATMALAAAALGPQVSRMVDRYGQRRVLRPVTLFALAASAGLLLTAHYEWPDWVLFLCAAGIGCVPSIGAMIRARWAALYRDTPRLHTAYSFESVVDEVCFIVGPILSIGLSTVWFPEAGPLLAACFLAAGVFWLTAQRATEPVPHPREQHSRGSALSSAGLQVLVATFVATGAIFGAVDVVTVAFAEEQGHKGAASVVLALYAAGSCLAGAVFGLLQFKGAPEARWLLGICAMAVSMIPLLQVGNLPFLAVALFVAGLSIAPTMITTMSLIEQHVPRAKLTEGMTWVSTGLAVGVALGSSVAGWVIDAAGAKAGYGVPAVSGAVAVAVGFLGYRRLNRPVPQREGTHEHHSEREERHVA, from the coding sequence GTGCCCAGCCCGTACAGCGCCTTGTTCGCCGCCCCCGGCTCCAAGGGCTTCTCCACCGCGGGCTTCCTCGGCCGGATGCCGCTGTCGATGATGGGCATCGGCGTGGTGACGATGATCTCCCAGCTCACCGGGCGCTACGGGCTCGCCGGCGCGCTGTCGGCGACCATGGCGCTGGCGGCGGCGGCGCTGGGTCCACAGGTCTCCCGGATGGTGGACCGGTACGGGCAGCGCCGGGTGCTGCGCCCCGTCACCCTGTTCGCGCTCGCCGCGTCCGCCGGGCTGCTGCTCACCGCGCACTACGAGTGGCCGGACTGGGTGCTGTTCCTCTGCGCGGCCGGGATCGGCTGCGTGCCCAGCATCGGCGCGATGATCCGGGCCCGCTGGGCCGCGCTCTACCGGGACACCCCGCGGCTGCACACCGCGTACTCCTTCGAGTCCGTGGTCGACGAGGTCTGCTTCATCGTCGGACCGATCCTCTCGATCGGTCTGTCCACGGTGTGGTTCCCCGAGGCCGGCCCGCTGCTCGCGGCCTGCTTCCTGGCGGCCGGTGTCTTCTGGCTGACGGCCCAGCGGGCCACCGAACCCGTGCCCCATCCGCGCGAGCAGCACAGCCGCGGCTCGGCGCTGAGCTCGGCCGGACTCCAGGTCCTGGTGGCCACCTTCGTCGCGACCGGGGCGATCTTCGGAGCCGTCGACGTGGTCACCGTGGCCTTCGCCGAGGAACAGGGGCACAAGGGTGCCGCGAGCGTCGTCCTGGCGCTGTACGCGGCCGGCTCCTGCCTGGCGGGGGCCGTGTTCGGGCTGCTGCAGTTCAAGGGGGCGCCCGAAGCGCGGTGGCTGCTGGGCATATGCGCGATGGCCGTGAGTATGATCCCCCTCCTACAGGTCGGAAACTTGCCGTTCCTGGCCGTGGCGCTGTTCGTTGCGGGACTGTCCATCGCTCCCACCATGATCACGACGATGTCCCTCATCGAGCAGCACGTACCACGCGCGAAACTGACCGAGGGCATGACCTGGGTGAGCACCGGACTCGCGGTCGGGGTCGCGCTCGGCTCCTCCGTGGCCGGCTGGGTGATCGACGCCGCCGGCGCGAAGGCCGGGTACGGGGTTCCGGCGGTGTCCGGGGCCGTCGCGGTCGCGGTCGGTTTCCTCGGGTATCGCCGGCTGAACAGGCCGGTTCCGCAGCGGGAGGGGACCCATGAGCACCACAGTGAGCGGGAAGAGCGGCACGTGGCGTAA